TGTCTAATTGTTTTGTACACCCACTGATCCAATACATGTGCTTTTGTAGTTTCATTTATTGCATATATCGAATGAGGCTTAGAAATTGTTCTGTCCAGCATTCTATAGATATAAAAGACATATTTTATTAAGTGAACATAAAATGCATTCCAAACTACTCCGTGTATATACTGTAAATAGGAGAAAACTATAAACCTTTGCTTCAATTCTGCAGCGGCATCAATATTTGGATTGAATAACACCCTTGTATATTGTCCGAAATTCTGAACAGTAGGTATACCTGAATTATAATTTAGTTATGTTGAATTTTGTTTAAGCATCGAAGCCTTATTAAAATTACACGGTGAGGGTTATGTGATACCTTTCCAAAAATTCATCCTTCCAAAAAGCAATACAACACATGTACTGTCGGATGCATCagactttaaaaaattaatcagcTTGTCCACATAATGGCCACGTAGAATACACTTAAATCGATAACTAAACAAAACATAAAGATTAATAAGTTACtctctccatcccaaaatataaataaaaataaaagaaaaaaacttgatgtattgggttaaaaatttggagtactttacattatttatttattaaaaaaataaataaataattgacaaACGAAAGTCTTAGTTTTATAGACAAACgaaagtttatttaattttatgctaAGTATATATTATAGACAAACCTATCAAATAATCGGTATCATAGTTATCATTAAAAATCTTATGAGGTTCACTGATCATGTATATATTAGCAGGTATCAACTTGTCatcaaattttttgattttagttccaaattgaaaattaattttataggcATGATTGGTGGTTCTATATGATCCCACATTAGTGGCAACACTAAAGTTGCTTATGGAATACACATGGCCCTCAGTGAGTTCCTTTTCATATTTGTAAATTAATGTTCTTCGAACTGTTGCATGGATCTTTTCACCCTagaatacacaaaaaaaaaaaaaaattagatatgattgcttaaaaaatttaaaaaataaattgaaaatcaagatGTGAATAAACCTTCTTATCCATCAAAACCATTTCTAAAGAATATGGCAGCACATCTCTATTCATATCTTTAACAAACCACATGCGAACAATTCTAACCAATACATTCCATGTTTCTTTGGATGGAGAAATTTcagaaatataattatattttggaggcattttcttaaaaattcaagtaaataaaaaacaatgaaaataaacAAAGAGATATAACTATAACTAAAGAGAAGAGAATTGAGAAATGATGAGTTTTAGGGTTGAGATTAAGGTCCTATATATAGTGAAAAAAGGACATATGAGTAATTTGGTCAAATTAAATGTTTCCTTTTAAATTACCCTAATAAAAATTTAGGAATGTTTTATGCACATGATTTGAATCAAGACACAAACAATGACTTTATCCATACCATCCCCACATATTTgcgatccaaaaaaaaaaagcataaaaactatAAGCAACAATCTTCCCcacatatttcctttttaatactATTGTGCCACAATTTGACAGCTTTGATTGCTATGAAATAGGATCACCACATTAATATTACTTTTTATAAACATAATTACATATTTGCCGATCAATATCAATTTGTATTGAATGTAAATAATCAattccctttttatatattattattattatatatttgattatttgaattttttgtgtaaaaaaaaattatataaataattaataacaatttccgaaaaaaaaactatatattatgtCTATCAATATAATACAGATGTTGTGACAAatttccggaaaaaaaaaattaaattaaattaaatggacaaatatatgaatgtcaatatatagaataatcaattgccgaaaaaaaaaattatgcctatcaatatcaatttgtattgaatgtaaataatcaattcctttttatatattattatattattatatatttgattatttgaattttttgtgtaaaaaaaaattatataaataattaataacaatttccggaaaaaaaaaactacatattaTTAGTGAGCAATCTCATATATTCCTGTTTTATAGTATATCCTACAATTAGTGACAAATCTCGGTCATAATACAGATGCTGTGACAAATctcggaaaaaaaattagttaacatatttcctttttaaaatatctatattCAATACAAATATTGTAGGATGATTGTGAGCAAAACATTTGAAATTGAgcaataaatacaaatatgtgAGGATGAATGTGAGCAAAGCATTTGAAAATTTGCATTAAATGAGGCTTAGAAAATAAGCCTCAAATGTAtagtattaagattaagattaagattataataattcaaaatttaagatGAGTCGAGTTAGTAACATGAATGAATTATTTCGAGTTTGTATATTGTACTAAAAAGTGTGGTTGTATAATTTTTGGTAGTATAGTTGTATATAGACATATATCATACTATTCTTTTGTGCTAATTCAAAACTCCAACAAATGATTTTGTGTCAACCTCAAGTTTTAAACGAAAAGTACAGATAATTCATTGTTGATTATAGACgttgtaaaaattaaattatacacAAATGATTGCTactaattcattgttgatttttttttttcttgtcaaaaaaaaaaaaattcattgttgattttttatttagaatttttttcttattggtCTAGTAAATATCAAAAGAGATGATGGTGAGTATGCATTTAGTTTGTGATGAtgttaaaatttctattttctatataaaagatttttttaccGGTATTAATGAAATttcttttatacaaaaaaaataatttatttaagaaaaataatttctatTCCCTaactaatactccctccgtcccatattataagcaaaaaaaatcactttttcatgtcccaaattataagcaaaaaaaaactaacttttataattttcaagataaacttttacttaatttactctctctcttcttttccccataatcaataaccaataaaaactgtttttacatctttccatgaaacttatttcaacaaacacacaaaaagtcaaccttgaaattatcatattttacttttcttaataagtgtgaaattttttttttgcctatattatgggacagagggagtagcATAAGAGCATCTGCAATGGTGATACTACTTTGGGTATTATATATTACAAACAAGTGGTCCCTACGatgtcatgtaatatttatgcaattcatacatattttgctccaatggtgataccactttggatatcatacattaataacaagtggcgtattctatatttatttattttatcttgtctaaataaaaataaaaattatttaatttaataaatacgtagataaataaattaataattaaatataatgagaaatacatgacaataaataaaaaatggtgaaaaatgcataaatatgacggaaaatatataatgaacaaataaaatatgacttgagaacaaaaaaaataaaaattgtgtaatatatagaataatatgaaatatcatcaaattaacatccaactacaagaagcaaaaaaaaaaaaaacaattctgcattgttgttgaagaaacaaaattgaataaaaacttatgaaatgaaagacaggaaagaaataaaacctccctatagtaaaaaaaaaatatggtcattGAATGTCAACGGtaatattttaacatatatgaaagctaataataacattaaattgatgatacggtaaCTTATTTAAGATATCGGTATCATCAAGTTTGATACCCTATGTGCCATGTCATGAAACTCCAATGATAAACTaaatagggtcatgctaaacagtgcccctgggacactagttaagcatactaaaaaaggaaacaaatgataaagttaatgatgagagagaataacttttaacatcattaaaatattgaatgcacaatttacgagataaaacttctatatttatatccttaactagtgacccggggacactgtttagcattttccttttaataTTACAAATAATTGAACTAAACTCCGAGTTAAGGCCTGTTGCAGCTGCATAGCAGCTCTCCCGTTTTGATGGTATTGCTGTACAGAATTCCACTCATTTCAAAGATGCCTTGTTTTAATACCCAAGCTTCTGCCATCCTCTCTCTCTTCTGTTCTTATTCACTCTCttgctcttcttttttttacgaactctctttctcttcttacCATAAgcttatttcatttttcatgtaATTCTCaggtttgttttttttcttcatatctCTTCAATGGCATGTTTTCTCATCCGTTCTCTCTTTTTTCCTCATTTTCTTGTAGGTTGTCAATGTTCCTAATCCTAACGTCGTTGTGGTTCCGTAGGTCGTTGTTGTCTCTAACACCACCATTTGtttgaaaagaagaagatatgTTGAAGCAAGCAaactcaaatttaattttacactttttattttctttgcgCATATGGTAATTTTGGATAACTAATTGTGTTGATTTATTGcggtgtttttttttaatcaacgtTAAGTGACGGTGTGGCAGGATGACGAGGTGTGAATACAATCCATGTGTTGGGTTTTGGGCTCCCTTTCTATGTGGAGAAAAGTCTAAGTCCAATTTTATTAGCTCATTATGTCTCACTTATATAAGTGGAGAGTGGTCATACTAGGGTTATTATGTGAGTAAATTTTGTGAGAGAACAACCTTCaaatagagagaaaagaagagagaaaacaatTCCCGTTTTTCTCAAATCAGTCCCACTAAAACTCCGATTCCCGATTCGTTAACCGTTGGATTTGGCTCAAATTTGGAGGGCGTGTTCGCAGCTTCCGGGGCTACACTTTCACCGTTCGGATCGTCGAAATCAGGTCTGGTTCGTGAGATATTCAGCCCGCACTGAAGCAGTTCTGTTTTGGGtattttcatcttcttgttcttgttttgaAAGCTTTAGTGCTTTGTTGTTTAATTGGTTGTTAGCACTTATTTGTGCCTCACTTGGAGACTCTTTTGTACCCTTATTTGATTATAGTGGAGCTATTTCTTTGGTCTGGACGACCCGTGGTTTTTTACTCTCACATCGAGGGTTTTCCACGTTAAAATTCCGGTGTCTTTATT
This portion of the Trifolium pratense cultivar HEN17-A07 linkage group LG3, ARS_RC_1.1, whole genome shotgun sequence genome encodes:
- the LOC123913837 gene encoding uncharacterized protein LOC123913837 encodes the protein MNFWKGIPTVQNFGQYTRVLFNPNIDAAAELKQRMLDRTISKPHSIYAINETTKAHVLDQWVYKTIRHTLSTLGLCAMGSVYAILGKVEHLEPNCDWWYLSCVCNTKVIPYDNMYYWRTCSRRVLIVSQG